The following proteins are encoded in a genomic region of Blastopirellula marina:
- a CDS encoding dienelactone hydrolase family protein: MKYLLALSVSLLLLCPSATPLIAADEKEPARQSEETFDLGEGREMKFLLYLPKGYEEKEHWPLMLFMHGAGERGDDLNLVKKHGPPKLIEKGKDFPFIVISPQCPKGTWWKTEDVVALLDHIMQIHNVDDNRVYVTGLSMGGRGTWQVAGAVPDKLAAIAPICGPSDETVVEKIVTIPTWVFHGGKDPTVTVDHSEKMIRLLKEKGGEPKLTIYPEAQHDSWTETYDNEELYTWLLSHELKMRKKMEAEKQ; the protein is encoded by the coding sequence ATGAAGTACCTGCTCGCTCTTAGCGTATCGCTGTTATTACTATGTCCGTCGGCGACACCCCTAATAGCTGCCGACGAAAAAGAACCTGCCCGTCAATCGGAAGAAACCTTCGATCTGGGAGAAGGCAGGGAGATGAAATTCCTATTGTACCTTCCCAAGGGCTACGAAGAAAAAGAGCACTGGCCCCTGATGCTTTTCATGCATGGTGCCGGCGAACGAGGGGACGACTTGAACCTCGTCAAAAAGCATGGTCCACCGAAACTGATCGAGAAGGGCAAAGACTTTCCTTTTATTGTGATCTCCCCGCAATGCCCCAAGGGAACATGGTGGAAGACGGAAGACGTCGTCGCTTTGCTTGATCACATCATGCAGATTCATAACGTCGACGACAATCGTGTTTACGTTACCGGCTTAAGCATGGGTGGACGTGGCACATGGCAAGTTGCCGGAGCTGTTCCTGACAAACTGGCAGCGATTGCTCCGATCTGTGGTCCATCAGACGAAACAGTCGTCGAGAAGATCGTGACAATTCCGACATGGGTCTTCCACGGCGGCAAAGACCCGACCGTAACCGTCGATCATTCTGAAAAGATGATTCGCTTGTTAAAGGAAAAGGGAGGCGAGCCCAAACTGACCATCTATCCCGAAGCCCAACACGATAGCTGGACAGAAACCTACGATAACGAAGAGTTGTACACGTGGCTGCTATCGCACGAGCTAAAAATGCGAAAGAAGATGGAAGCCGAAAAGCAATAG
- a CDS encoding DUF1080 domain-containing protein — translation MKMQRLFGLTLVLALASVVSLRAEEADSKDAAKEGEWIQMFNGKDLTGWTPKIRYHELGEDPNNTFRVEDGLLTVSYDKGYDKFNETFGHLFYEKPFSNYRMRVEYRFIGDQCEGGPGWAFRNSGVMIHGEDPKTMGKDQDFPASIEVQILGGSGKGNRPTSNLCTPGTNVVMEGKLFKPHCINSSSKTYHGDQWVTAEIEVHGNGTIKHILDGQVVLEYEKSQLDPRDEHSKELIEKAGGDVMLSGGTISLQSESHPIQFRKVEIMPLDE, via the coding sequence ATGAAAATGCAACGTTTGTTTGGTCTTACTTTGGTTCTCGCCTTGGCGAGCGTGGTTTCTCTCCGGGCAGAAGAAGCGGATTCCAAAGATGCTGCGAAGGAAGGGGAATGGATTCAGATGTTCAACGGTAAAGACCTTACTGGTTGGACCCCGAAAATCCGCTACCACGAGTTAGGCGAAGATCCGAACAACACCTTCCGTGTCGAAGATGGATTGTTGACCGTTTCCTACGACAAGGGATACGACAAGTTCAACGAAACTTTCGGTCATCTCTTTTATGAAAAGCCATTCAGCAACTATCGCATGCGGGTCGAGTATCGCTTCATCGGCGATCAGTGCGAAGGGGGCCCCGGCTGGGCGTTCCGTAATAGCGGCGTGATGATTCACGGCGAAGATCCAAAGACGATGGGCAAAGATCAGGACTTCCCCGCTTCGATCGAAGTTCAGATCTTAGGTGGCAGCGGCAAGGGCAATCGTCCTACGAGCAACCTGTGCACGCCAGGCACGAACGTTGTGATGGAAGGTAAGTTGTTCAAGCCACACTGCATCAACAGCAGCTCGAAGACTTACCACGGCGACCAATGGGTCACCGCCGAAATTGAAGTGCACGGCAACGGAACCATCAAGCACATCCTGGATGGCCAAGTGGTTCTTGAGTACGAAAAGTCGCAACTCGATCCGCGCGACGAACACTCGAAAGAACTGATCGAAAAGGCAGGTGGCGACGTCATGCTTTCCGGTGGGACGATCTCGCTGCAGTCGGAAAGTCACCCGATTCAATTCCGCAAAGTTGAAATCATGCCTTTGGACGAATAG
- a CDS encoding diacylglycerol/lipid kinase family protein: MKIFTLFNGRSGGAKAIGPQVEQLAERDAATWIRVDDLADEELVERIHSERPDRVILVGGDGTVSKSLGLLDSPSDLEFAIVPTGTGNDLARSLSIPLDDVEAAWELAINGKARKMDLIETSFDQPKLLTNAVTAGIGGVVAREIASESKETYGALAYWFQALSVLSDPPVFQIRLRLDDNEVIEQDIYAFCVANGRCAGGGFVIAPTAKLDDQKIHITILPALSMVEMLDAGLNFVLTNEDAEERIVTYDAQSVEFISSPEIPCSLDGEQAVHQRMEFRIVPAARMLVGGPDAAFGEKS, from the coding sequence ATGAAAATCTTCACGCTCTTCAATGGACGTTCGGGTGGCGCCAAGGCGATCGGGCCTCAGGTCGAACAACTCGCCGAGCGTGACGCAGCCACATGGATCCGTGTCGATGATCTCGCCGATGAGGAACTCGTCGAGCGGATCCATTCGGAAAGGCCAGACCGTGTCATCCTCGTAGGAGGTGACGGAACGGTTTCCAAGTCGCTCGGCTTACTTGATTCGCCGAGCGATCTTGAGTTCGCCATCGTCCCGACGGGCACTGGAAACGATTTGGCGCGTTCGTTGAGCATTCCTCTCGACGACGTCGAAGCAGCCTGGGAATTAGCCATCAATGGTAAGGCTCGCAAGATGGATCTGATCGAGACTTCGTTCGATCAACCCAAACTGCTGACCAATGCCGTCACCGCGGGAATCGGTGGCGTTGTCGCCCGTGAAATCGCGTCGGAGTCGAAAGAAACTTACGGCGCGTTGGCCTACTGGTTTCAAGCATTGTCGGTCCTATCCGATCCGCCCGTGTTTCAAATACGCTTGCGGTTAGACGACAACGAAGTGATCGAGCAAGATATCTACGCGTTCTGCGTTGCCAATGGTCGTTGTGCAGGAGGAGGGTTTGTCATCGCCCCGACGGCGAAGCTGGACGACCAAAAGATCCACATCACCATTCTGCCGGCTTTGTCGATGGTGGAGATGCTGGATGCCGGTCTTAATTTCGTGCTGACAAATGAAGATGCCGAAGAACGGATCGTGACTTACGACGCTCAATCGGTCGAGTTCATCTCTAGCCCAGAAATCCCCTGCAGCTTGGACGGAGAACAGGCCGTCCACCAACGGATGGAGTTCCGCATCGTCCCGGCCGCTCGGATGTTAGTTGGCGGCCCAGACGCTGCGTTTGGTGAAAAGTCGTAA
- a CDS encoding response regulator transcription factor — protein MTSESSVVHFVDDDPSAREALLQLARSVGLTAYTYSSGEEFLDQIQMSQPGCAVLDIRLPGISGLEVHRRINQAGYPLIVIFLSAHADVPTTVQAMKLGAFELFQKPCNTSRLIEAIRQALEKNQQNFERHLRREEANQLLHELSHEEMKVLELMFLGRTNQEIADRLQLSLRTVQFRRSSIFRKTNVESKSNLFDMLFDAGWSPTPETVREDEPSNHGG, from the coding sequence ATGACTTCAGAATCATCCGTAGTACATTTTGTCGATGACGACCCATCCGCGCGCGAAGCATTGCTGCAACTCGCGAGGTCTGTTGGGCTCACGGCTTACACATATAGCTCTGGCGAAGAGTTTCTGGATCAAATCCAGATGTCTCAGCCTGGGTGTGCGGTTTTAGATATACGCTTGCCAGGCATCTCTGGGCTTGAGGTTCATCGCCGTATCAATCAAGCGGGCTATCCGCTGATTGTGATCTTCCTATCAGCGCATGCCGATGTGCCAACGACGGTCCAGGCCATGAAGCTTGGCGCCTTCGAACTGTTCCAGAAACCTTGCAACACATCCCGATTGATCGAGGCGATCCGCCAGGCTCTCGAAAAGAACCAACAGAACTTCGAGCGACACTTGCGAAGGGAAGAAGCCAATCAGCTTCTGCACGAGCTCTCGCACGAAGAGATGAAGGTCCTCGAACTCATGTTCTTAGGGCGGACCAATCAAGAGATCGCGGATCGTTTACAGCTCAGCTTGCGGACCGTTCAGTTTCGCCGCTCGAGTATCTTCCGAAAGACGAACGTCGAATCAAAATCGAATCTGTTTGATATGTTGTTCGACGCAGGTTGGAGCCCAACTCCGGAAACCGTTCGCGAAGATGAGCCTTCCAACCATGGGGGCTGA